Within the Pseudorasbora parva isolate DD20220531a chromosome 20, ASM2467924v1, whole genome shotgun sequence genome, the region CTCAACAGAGACCAAATTAGACTTTACTAGACCACAATGCACTATATCAGAACCCGAAGAAACCATTTCATTCTTTGCTTGAACCTCTTCAGTTCAGTCCTATTCAGAACCAGAGAGAAAAACAGACTCTATTAGACTCTATAATTTACTACTTCTGAATCTAAACCCCAAGAAACCACATCAGACCCCTTCAGAATCCATTAAACCACACCAGACattcaagaaagaaaaaaacacgttAGACTTAATTTAAACCTCTTCAGAATAATTTATATCCCAACAGAGACCAAATTAGACCGTAAAAGACCACATCAGACTTTATTCGACTGCTATAGTTTTGTCCTGTGATGTAAACTAAATGCTATTTGAAACGGCCAAACCCTTAAAATAGCTCCACCCCAACttatgtattatattaacaGAAAAGTGAAGAagttaagttttttttaacagttcTAATAAGTGAATAAAGCACATTTTGTATGGTTAAACACTTTTAATGCAAATGCCTTGAAAGGAAGAAATTATGTTCTTTAAACATCTAAATTATAAGCAGTTTCACCTTTTTTCGAGAGGAAACTGTTGGAAATTGCAGCACGATGTAGATCAGAGGGCACAGATGGGTGCAGGTTTATATTCTTCAGTAGTCTCTCCACTCTTGTGTCAGATGATCCAAGAACCAAAGGGTTGGAGATCGTCTGCATTTCTCCAAACCTTCAAACAAACAACATAAAACCTTAAGTTCTGTAAATTTCACTTTTATATGTGCCAATGATACAAATGTAATTACCTCAAAGTGGTCTTCCTCTTTCCAGTTTGTTTGTCTGGAGTCTGGTTCTCACCCCCACTGTATCTCTTTTTGGCTGATCCATCCAGGAAGCGGTACAGGCTGCAGCTGGAATCCTCAAAGGTCATTTCTTTTTCTCGTCTGAAGAGCTTCATCCCGATGGGTTCGAACACTCTAGACTCCATTAAGGCTTGGCAGAGCCTGGCAGCTTTGAGACGGGACACTTCGCTGGAGCAGAAATAGATGTTCTGCATGAGGTAGCTGAGAACCACGTCCACCGCATCAGAGCCGGTGAAGCAGTCATGATGGACGCGCAGGTGCTGTCTGCGCGGTCGGAGCTCCACCTGCGTCCGCAGGGCCTCAATGATGTTCTGCCACAGATGAGTGGCCCTGAAGGGCCCAGAGAAACCTAAAAGACAGTATAAAGGTACCAGTATGAGACATCTGGGATCTTATAGCTGTGATCTTATTTATGCAAAAACTTAATAGAACTTTCATAAATAGATATAGAGTGAAAGGTGGAAAAAATAAGACATTtttagtgatttaaaaaaaatagaaaatgtttgtttaaaatatgcttttaaGATATGCACATTCAAAACAAttaagcacaactgttttcacaAGGATGTAATATCATCTGTCTTTACAAACAGTATGATAATATTGCTTCAATATAATTATGAATACCACAGAAACTATATTTGACTGTAAGTTTACATTATTCTTGATTGAGCACAAAAGACATTTGCCTTCATAAAATTAGCTAGTTTAAAACGTGTTATTTAATCCAAGATGCTGAAGAACTTAATcataatttaaacataataaACACAATGAAAACACGGTAAAAACGGTAACGTTAACTAGCTAGTACCCAGATAAGGATCTTGATTAATTTGGTCAAGTTCGTTATCAAATGGTGGAAATATACAGGTAACGTATGAAAATAAATTTTACTGCAATATAAATGCTTCATATAAACCGCTAATTTATACCTGACAATTGTTTATTCTCTCTGAAACAGGTTTGACTGTTCAGTCTTCTGAACCGCGGAGTCAAATCCACCGCCATCGCGGCATCGGAAATGGCGTCACACGGGCATTGTGTGACGTACATCGGTGCGGCTCTGATCTGAGATCGGCTCAGTTGTGTGAGACCGAATTCGCATTCATCGCGTTTGTTTGAATTTATCTGATCCTAGAACCATGTGCTGGCTGCGGTGTACACTCACACGTCACGcagttcttcttcttcttcttcttcttcttcttttggtTTTATGGCGGGTTGCGAACCTCTCACACTCAGTTAACCATAGAGGTTACAATGCAGTTAGAATTTATAAGAGCTGTGGAAAATATATGATCATGCACATCCAATATATGATTAAGATCGAAGATATTCCTTAATGGCACTCTATTTTTTGCAGCAGAAATACAACCCTTTATATCGTCattttccatatatatatatatatatatatatatatatatatatatatatatatatatatatatatatatatatatatatatatgcaactatttcttaaatatatacatgaatgagtgtgtatacatattaattatacacagtacgcacacatgcaaacacaaacttttattttgcatgcgattaattaatataataaacaatTCACATACtagaaaaatgtgttttatgaaatatatttaatcaTATTCTATCATCCTTTGTcccttattgtgtgtgtgtgtgtgtgtgtgtgtgtgtgtgtgtgtgtgtgtgtgtgtgtgtgtgtgtgtgtgtgtgtgtgtgtgttaattctTTCACATAGGCTAATCTAGAAATCAGAATGACGAATATATGGGATTGGGAAttcattttacaaaaaaatatataaatatatgtgtcGTATAGAGGTGGAATCATTTCATATTacatatcattattatttaatggtTTTTATTGGCATTGCCATTGGGTTTCGAGGATTCGAGTGCCATTTGAAAGTGTTGCGGTGACTCCGAATGACACGTACACATAGTCGTCATACACGCTGTTTAAACTAGTTCCCGCCATTCGTGTGTTTCTACCTTATTCAAATCTGAagatttattttgagatattaaACGAACGTACGTGAAAGTGAATCTTTGTTTTGGGCGGTCTGGACTGGCACCTCGCGTGTCCACTCCGGAATGACGTCACAGAGGGACACTCCACGCGACAAGTGTAGACAAGATGGCGCTCGCTGTTGTGCCTCAGAAGTAACCAGTGCTTGACGAAAAATCAGGTTAGTGAAATATCACCGATTTTAAACGGCTCCGATCTAATCGCGTTTACACCAGAGGcgcaaataaaacacaatcctTGTATTTCACTCGCCCAGCACCCCAGTCTCACTCAAGTGCTGTGTGGTTTTAGCATTAGCACACTAGCATCCCGTGTGTTGGTTAACTTTCCTCTATAACAGACTCATTAAAGACACCAAACTAGCAGAGGTGCTCGGAGCTAAGCTGTTAACCTGGTTAGCTCTTTGGGGCGAGGTAATTGAAGGAGTTAGTTAGCACCTATCACCACTCACCATTCGCGCGCCTAAACACCTTCAAAGTCAAACTGAGTTTAACTAGTTAAATGAGATTAATTTGGTTGACCGTCCTCGTTTAAACGCAATGCTTGTCAGACTTGAAGTCGTGTAAACACAGAGTTGATAAAGACAAGCCCTGACTCTGCAGTTATAACGTTAACCTTAACGTTTACAAATCAATTTACAATATGTGGTAACGTTACGCATATTTAACCTTCTAAATAAGACTAATGACAACAAACTAGGTGTATTTCTAGTGTaactattttgtttttgttaaacACGTGGGGCCCATAGGAACTGGGTGTTATTTCGGTCATGACAGATAATTAGGCATTTGTGAAGCTAAATAAGGGACATGCATTTGCATAAGCTGGGTTGTTTACATGCTAAGCTACTTTCTTACTGGTGTTTACAGACTTGAAAGTGGTGCCTTAGTTTAGTTTTAAAACACTGGTACTCTTTGAAGCATTAAGATACTGGTGTGTTTTTTGGACGTAGCACCATGGAaataccattaaaaaaaaaaaaaaacaggtaacCATACTGTTGTCCTTGTATTTCGAGTGGCGTGTAAATACCATGTTATTTGAATATTGTGATCCTTCAGTGTTGTGATGTATTTCAAAATACTACGGTAATTTCATTTGGTTATGTACCATGGCAGTATCCTGAGCGATATTCCTAGTGGACAATGCTAATTGCtaatgccatggtacaggaatAGGGTAATATTTCAATACCCTGTGTGatattgtgtgtatatatatgtgtttatacaatgttaataaaatgagtgagtgtgtgtgtgtgtcatgacgGGAATAGATTCTTCCTCCTGTTGTGTCAGATCAACCGTGATCTTGAGCAATAGTTTTATGATGTTCTGTTGAATTGCTGTCTTTTTATGATGTCATGTAGACTATCTATCTCAGGGTTCATTTCATACAGGATCTTTTATTCAAAAAACACTGCAGgaaacaacaacacacacataaaagtttgggagatatatatatatatatatatatatatatatatatatatatatatatatatatatatatatattatgtgtgtgtcattgtttcctgcagtgtttttttaaatatatatatatatatatatatatatatatatatatatatatattaaggtAAGAGTAGTTTCTCATACTTATCAAGACTGCATACATTtgataaaatacattaaatttgTCAAATATCATTGTAAtttaaaattactattttatttttgattatattttaaaatctaatttattcttgtgatgctgtgctgaattttcagcatcactactccagtcttcagtgtcacatgatccttcagaaatcattctaatatgatgatgtGCATGTAGAAACTATGGTATGTTCTTCcatgattctttgatgaatatgaagttcaaaagaacaacatttactagacatttttataacaatgtaaaaaattgttactttcactttaaaaagaaaaaaaatcttactgaccataaacatttaaattatattgtgtgtgtattaatCATATTAAATTTGTATGACTAGAAATAATGtcacaaataaatatatcttCAAAACAACATCCATCCATTATTTTCCCTTCAGATTAACAACCATGCCTTGGGAGGAGCTGGTTTCACTGCTGGCTGCCGTCACCATGGTGATGTGAAGAGGGGCAGTGACTGACTGTGATGGACAGGTGCAAGCACGTGGGTCGCTTAAGACTCGCGCAGGACCACTCGATCCTAAACCCGCAGAAATGGCACTGTGTGGACTGCAACACCACAGAATCGGTGTGGGCATGTCTAAGCTGTTCGCACGTAGCGTGTGGACGCTACATAGAAGAACATGCGCTTCAGCACTTTAAGGTATGTTGAACTTAGACCACTCTATGTGTGTATGGAAAGCTTTTCAATATAAGTAGCCCAAATCCAGGCAGAAAATCACAAAAATGGTACCAGATCTTAAGAGGTTAAAGCCatataaacaaataatacaGACTCATCGAATAGtcttagttaaagggatagttcacacaaaaattctgtcattaattactcaacctgttagacttttgttcatcttctaaACAAATCTgggagctttctgtccctctgtTGACAGCTACGCTACTGACGCTTCATAAAGAGATACAAAAAACAAATCCATATGATTTGAGCAGTTTAGTCTAAAATTTTCTAAAGAGACATGAATGCTTTAGAACCTtttccaaatggcaccctaaacaaCTCGCAGCCTTCCTTACGAGTCCACACTTTCATGAAACAATGTCGGGAGGAAAAGTGCGCATTGAGGGCGTATATCGACCGCAAAGGGGGGCACTCTCGTGCACCCTTCGGAagcctaaaatgacaaatgggacaccttGCGGTCTCatggacttaacggacacgtGTACACGGCAGCTGTGTAAGTCCAAAAGTGCAtgtgaagtgtgccatttgggaaaGGGCCTTATATGACGAACAGATTGAATTTCGGCTTTTATTCACAAGtaaacattcatcaacacaCCGTTGTGGTAAatggaagctcaagcatgttctcTTGacatgcaagaaccaatgaggttcgttcttgTGTTACGCTACACATCGTCAAGCAGGttcggttgagcttctgtttatgtttactgatcaatgtttatgttaaattcaatctgttcatcatatagaGCACTGGAATTTCtttagaaaatttggactaaaccccTCAATTCTTATGGATTAGATTTACAacctctttatgaactttttgaagcatcaaagtgtcagttgcgtagctgtcaatggagggacagaaagctctcaaatttcagcaaaaatgtcttcatttctgctccaaagataaaaaaaagtctaacgggtttggaacaacaagaGGGTCAGTAATTAaggacagatttttcatttaggggtgaactatccctttaatttagttttctgaggaaaatgttattgtttttattttttgcatttaaaatgtttgctcCTGTCTCCGCTTAaagggtagttcacccaaaactaaCTCTTTTAATATGAAGAATCAACTAGTCACAAGTGATTTGTTCCTTGATCTTGAAATAACACACCTTTAGATATAGACAAAACTTATTATCATAAGATAATTGAACTTATTATCAGACTGTCTTATGTTATAAGAATTTAGttattgtattaatattaaagtttgttttgtttgtaggAGGAGCATCACCCTTTGGCCCTGGAGGTGAATGAATTGTATGTATACTGCTACTTGTGCGATGACTACGTGCTGAATGATAATGCGACGGGCGACTTAAAACTCCTGCGTAGCACACTAAGCGCCATTAAGAGCCAGTGCTATGAAGTCACCACACGCAGCGGGCGCACCTTGCGCTCATCCTCCGCCGGAGACCAGCTGTCGACCAGCACGCAGGAGCTGCAGTTGCGCGACGAGGACCGTATGTTCACGGCGCTGTGGCACCGCCGtcgtgctctgattggccgtgtGTTCCGCTTGTGGTTCGCGCAAACGGAACGGGGGAGAACGCGATTGGAGGAGGAGCGGCAgcaggaggaagaggaggagaggaagcGGGAGGCTCGGGAAAGAAGGCAGCAACTCAAACGGCAGCTTAAAGAAGAGCTGGAAAGCGCCCCTCCGAGGAAGAGCCACCGCATTCGTCGCCAAAGCCTAAAGACAGATTCTGCCGGTCCCACGGCAGCGCCAACCAATAGCACCAAATCTGTGAGGCGTAGGTCTGCTCCTGCTCGCATCTCCACCCGTACTCCACGAACTCCTAAAGAGAGAACGCCTCAACAGAGGCGCCGTCCACAAGCCAAGGCCAAGCGGCCCCGGGCCCCGCCTCCTAAAACAGGCGATTCGCCTATCAAACGGCGTCCCACCGTAACTCCAGGAGTGACTGGTTTGCGCAATCTTGGCAATACTTGCTACATGAACTCGATATTGCAAGTTCTGAGTCACTTGCATGTATTCCGGGAGTGCTTTTTGAGACTGGATCTGAACCAAGCGCTGGAACTGTTAGCCTCTGCCGTCAGCCGCAAGTTAGGACTTTCTGCTCAGCGCGTGATCCAGCCCAAATGCACCAACCAGTGGTCGGGGCTCAGCGGAGGAGCCTCCCGTTCACGCAACATGGAGCTTATACAACCCAAGGAGCCCAGCTCCAAACACATCTCACTTTGTCACGAGTTACACACATTGTTCCAGGTTATGTGGTCAGGCAAGTGGGCTCTGGTGTCTCCATTTGCAATGCTGCACTCCGTGTGGCAGCTGATCCCGGCATTCCGAGGTTATGCACAGCAGGATGCGCAGGAATTTCTTTGCGAACTCTTAGATAAAGTCCAGCATGAGCTGGAACGGACCAGAACGCTAACACCTGCCACtgttccagccaatcagagacgGCTTATCAAACAGGTGCTCAGTGTGGTCAACACCATCTTTCATGGCCAGCTCCTCAGTCAGGTAATGAGTCTCCAGATAATCACATCAGCtgattaacattaaacattagGACAGCAACAAACTCTAAGCAAATACAAAGACTTGAGGTTCTTTGGCCAATGGATCGTAAGGATGCAGTACTTTACAGcatgactggttttgtgttgCTTTGGAGTTAGCCAAACTTACTCAAGGGGGTGATAGTTACATTAAACTTTAAAGTTACCTCCACCTTTCGCACCAGGTCAATCTAGGAACTAACCACCAGGGTGGTTTCCCAAGAATTATATGTTCCCCTAGACCAATTTTCCTGGTTGCATTCCTACCACCAGCAGGAACTTCTTGTTCTGACTTTTATTTTAACAGTGCAGTCGACTCATTATTTTACAATCTGTTTAACAGTCCTTGTCTAATCCGTTATTATATTAGAACTGTTATACAAAGAAAGTACACTATATATGAATTATGAAAAAGTATTAGCGTTTGGTGTGTGATTGATGCCCAATGTCGGATTCTCAGAAATACATAATGTTTCACTTGGTCCCCTCAAGGTCCCCTGGGTTTTTACTCAGCGTAAAGGTTGAGAGGTCCTTCTATCACTGTTGTCCATGTTCGAAAAGTTAGTTCATGGTGTAAATTTGTAGGCTATAAATATAAACACTCCTGGTCCTGGTGTTTCACAAGCATTCGGCCAATCAGCGTACACTTACGTCACTGGTAGTTCCTTTTGTGCTGGGTTAGACCCTACCCGGCGGAAGTAGGAGCTAATTTAGTTCCCCCAAAAGGCATTCCTAGAACTAAAATCGTTCCCAGTTCTTGCGGTGCCAACACAGCAAAAAGCAGTTACTACCGCCATTAGTTGTAGGAACTATGAAAAGTTTCCTCAGGTGCAAAAGCCCCTAAAAGTTCACCTGAAAGGCCTTGCTCCAAATGGTGTGCTCATAAAGTCCACAACCTGTTTGTTCGCCAGGAGGGCCAACATCCTGCAGCTCTAAACTCTGTGGAAGTTTCTAGTAACCCTGAAGACCTTTATCAGCTAGTTCATGTGTTTTATTGGGGTTGGAGATAAACTCGgtaggacagtggccctccaggagggAGATTGTACATCCTTACCGCATGATGTCCCATTTGACATTTAAAGGCTTCAGTAGGTTGCTCCCAAGTGCCCTCCCATTGAAGCTGCAAAGTGCACACAACAGTCTATGCAGAATAATGAAGGACGACAAAGGCTTAGGGGGGAATTCGGAACAGACCAAAAAAAGAACACCGTTTACACTGCACGTGTTATATTCTGGCAAATTTCAGATGCTTCTAAGCACACAAGCTTGACTTAATTTGCGTTCACATACTGATAGTGTTTATGTAAGCATTTTTACACATTTAACATACAATTTGGGTTAAAAaccttgtcttttttttttttgcaggtgAGGTGTTTAGCGTGCGATCATCGCTCAAACACAATAGAGCCCTTCTGGGATCTTTCTTTGGAATTCCCAGAACGTTACCACAGCAACAGTAAGGACGCTGCACAAGTTCCATGTGGGTTGACAGAGATGCTGGCCAAGTTTACAGAGACCGAGGCTTTGGAGGGAGCCATATATGCTTGCGACCATTGCAACAGTGAGTTGGAAACATGCCTACATGTGACTGTAGGGAAACATTACTGGATAATAAATAGCCTGGAACTTGAAATGGATACCATGGCACTCAATGATGAAGTGTGTTATTTCTGCACCAGTGGTTTTAACCCCAAGCACTCTTACTACCCAGTGCTCGTCTTCAATTGGCCAGTCAAACAGATTTCCCCGCCCCCAAATTTACAtattaaaagggatagttcccccaaaaatgaaatttgtcaaTATTTAAACACCCTCAAGTTGCTCCATACCTGCATGAGTTTCTGTCTTCTGattaacacaaaagaagatattttaagaaatgttggtaaccagagcaagtagggaaaaaatactatggaagtcaatggctaccgtcaactgtggttaccaacattattttgttttctgctgaagaaagaaactcatgcTAATGCTGAACAGTGAACGATattctaggtctaattctagttggAAAATAATCTAtttgggactatttgcaaacaatatttgcatcaaatatattattagtacCGAGAACATTCGCATAAGTGAATAAATACGTACATCCGCTGCTTATATTAGAGTTCCTTAGTGGTCTAAGAGTTGACTTTTAGTAAATCGTCTCAAATGTTCCGAGTCCTAATCCGCTCTCATAtagtttttcttcttcattaaaatgttcatcaatgattgtatattaagagcatggacacattgcattttgtgtgcatttaGTTTTGTGATTACACCGGAGAGATTAGTCTTTCTCCGCAACAGCATTACACGATAGATTGACACGCTCGTCTGTGTGTAAAAAGACTGCACAagcaaaaagaaaatgtaaaccCTGCCTACTTGGATTTGATTGGTCATCTGAGCACTGTTTGACCACATTTGTTGAGACTGTCTGATCAGTCTCTGTTCCTGTCAATCACGTGGTGTCAAGCAATTATACTGCGTGAGGGAGGGCCGAGCTaactctctctcgctctctctctctctttttacacacacacacacacacaaagtgaggCAGCAAGCGCGGCACATGCAACGACTccgcaaaaatatgtttttctgAACAACGCGTGGGCCTCACTATCATTAAACTTTGATGTCAAGTAGGGCCGCGAGTTTGAGACCCATGGTCTAATAGCTACCTTGGTTGTCTAAACATCAAACTGGGATGAAGTGTCACACACTTCACCTAAGTTTTACCTAAGTTTTTACTAAAGTTTTTTAACGCTTCTCCCAAGGAGGCAATCCCACTCATCAAAAAGTTCTTGTCTTGCTGTCTCTTTAAGGCAAACGACGGCGCTTCTGTTCAAAGCAAGTGGTCTTGACTGAAGCTCAAAAACAGTTGATGGTTCACAAACTGCCTCATGTTCTCAGACTGCACCTCAAACGCTTCAGGTATCtacacgtttacatgcacacgaCCTCCTGGATTTTCCCAGCTTTGAGGTTCCTGTCGTCAGTCATGTTTATATGTACGTGTATTTGTAGGTGGTCTGGGAGAAACCACAGGGAGAAGATTGGCGTGCACGTTCAGTTTGAGCAGGAGCTGAACATGGAACCCTACTGCTGCAAAGACTCCAGTAACTTACCCCACCCGCAACACTTCCTCTACCAACTCTCTGCTGTCGTCATGCACCATGGGAAGGGATTTGGCTCCGGCCACTACACTGCCTTTTGTTATAATACAGAAGGAggtaaaacatttttcttttcgTGTGCCACGTCAGAAAAGTCTAGTCTGTCAATCTGGTTTGCATGTAGTAGATGTGTGATTTATAAAAAGGTACCAGGAATGGCATGAAGTAACTAGTGTAATCTTCACCTAACGCATAACAAAAagttaatccgcttagaaaagtaGTCCCTTCATAAAAGGACAATTGATAATATTTCAAAGCTCAAAAACACATTATAATTGCTTTAGGAACATATACAAGTGGTACATTTATGCTTTAAACGCTCCAGAATGTCTTGCCCCATTCACTTCCATTGTAAGTGCATTAGTGCAGGTACAGATGCCATGTATAGTTCTTAAATTATATtgaaacaatttaaaattattattagttattatAAATACATTCAGGTTTTTGTTGTTAATGCATCTTATCCTTTCTTCTCAGGGTTTTGGGTGCACTGTAACGACTCTAAACTGAGTGTGTGTGCCGTGGAGGAAGTGTGTAAAGCCCAGGCTTACATTCTCTTCTACACACAGAGAAACTCTCAGGA harbors:
- the usp44 gene encoding ubiquitin carboxyl-terminal hydrolase 44 is translated as MDRCKHVGRLRLAQDHSILNPQKWHCVDCNTTESVWACLSCSHVACGRYIEEHALQHFKEEHHPLALEVNELYVYCYLCDDYVLNDNATGDLKLLRSTLSAIKSQCYEVTTRSGRTLRSSSAGDQLSTSTQELQLRDEDRMFTALWHRRRALIGRVFRLWFAQTERGRTRLEEERQQEEEEERKREARERRQQLKRQLKEELESAPPRKSHRIRRQSLKTDSAGPTAAPTNSTKSVRRRSAPARISTRTPRTPKERTPQQRRRPQAKAKRPRAPPPKTGDSPIKRRPTVTPGVTGLRNLGNTCYMNSILQVLSHLHVFRECFLRLDLNQALELLASAVSRKLGLSAQRVIQPKCTNQWSGLSGGASRSRNMELIQPKEPSSKHISLCHELHTLFQVMWSGKWALVSPFAMLHSVWQLIPAFRGYAQQDAQEFLCELLDKVQHELERTRTLTPATVPANQRRLIKQVLSVVNTIFHGQLLSQVRCLACDHRSNTIEPFWDLSLEFPERYHSNSKDAAQVPCGLTEMLAKFTETEALEGAIYACDHCNSKRRRFCSKQVVLTEAQKQLMVHKLPHVLRLHLKRFRWSGRNHREKIGVHVQFEQELNMEPYCCKDSSNLPHPQHFLYQLSAVVMHHGKGFGSGHYTAFCYNTEGGFWVHCNDSKLSVCAVEEVCKAQAYILFYTQRNSQDNSKASDL